The proteins below come from a single Triticum aestivum cultivar Chinese Spring chromosome 5D, IWGSC CS RefSeq v2.1, whole genome shotgun sequence genomic window:
- the LOC123124563 gene encoding PAN domain-containing protein At5g03700-like yields MREGKPDPAIAVFLAALFIASAVPLIDGADGEEPVTQLSNGFTATHSADAPGRFEPVLYSHNGVFAFGFLRVGSASLDLAVVHLPSSFPLWRATPARVADWSRPATLSFDSRLVLTVPGVGELWSTLNVVGDTVALLNSSDLVIRLFNRRGTPWRSFENPSDTLVLGQNFTMSSPPLISKNRRFSLRFAKTYMALHMEFYGGRTRPMYWQYTAREAQPENATQPPVYGRLDSRGFFGLYLLGGDQSVDMLAFDTFVRNLTGAFRRMTLDDDGNLRAYYWTEGSKAWTSDYKAINGPCELPTPCGAYGLCVPGGAPKCQCLINSTASIAPPCRAEESTDLCGGGGGQLFDVVRRNRVSLAYKEQLPFETYKTAAECEQSCAASCSCWGAVYNGGSGYCYLIDFPVETVVYEADDRKVGYFKIRKAQQQSAAGRGMSPGVTAAVVVASLVLASLAVAGAYIGWKRWLRQRRAGGVGMEQELTPGHYRDLKSMDSPNNSFKT; encoded by the coding sequence ATGAGGGAAGGCAAGCCTGATCCGGCCATCGCCGTCTTCCTCGCCGCCCTCTTCATTGCGTCGGCGGTGCCCCTGATTGACGGAGCCGACGGTGAAGAGCCCGTGACGCAGCTGTCCAACGGTTTCACCGCGACGCACTCGGCCGACGCGCCGGGGCGGTTCGAGCCGGTGCTGTACTCGCACAACGGCGTCTTCGCCTTCGGCTTCCTCCGCGTCGGCTCGGCGTCCctggacctcgccgtcgtccacctcccttcGTCCTTCCCACTCTGGCGTGCCACGCCGGCCCGTGTCGCCGACTGGTCGCGCCCGGCTACGCTCTCCTTCGACAGCCGCCTGGTCCTCACCGTCCCCGGGGTCGGCGAGCTCTGGAGCACCCTCAACGTCGTCGGCGATACGGTCGCGCTCCTCAACTCGTCCGACCTCGTCATCCGGCTCTTCAACCGGCGCGGTACGCCTTGGCGCAGCTTTGAAAACCCATCGGACACGCTCGTCCTAGGCCAGAACTTCACCATGTCCTCGCCGCCGCTCATCTCCAAGAACCGCCGCTTCTCTCTGCGGTTCGCCAAGACGTACATGGCGCTGCACATGGAGTTCTATGGTGGCCGCACGAGGCCGATGTACTGGCAGTACACGGCTCGCGAGGCCCAGCCAGAGAACGCAACGCAGCCGCCGGTTTacggccgcctggacagccgcgGCTTCTTCGGGCTCTACCTCCTGGGTGGCGACCAGAGCGTCGACATGCTTGCCTTCGACACATTCGTCCGGAACCTCACCGGCGCCTTCCGGCGGATGACGCTGGACGACGATGGCAACCTCCGCGCATACTACTGGACCGAGGGCTCCAAAGCTTGGACCTCCGACTACAAGGCCATCAACGGGCCGTGCGAGCTGCCGACCCCGTGCGGCGCTTACGGCCTGTGCGTCCCCGGAGGAGCGCCCAAGTGCCAGTGTCTCATCAACAGCACCGCATCGATCGCCCCGCCATGTCGCGCCGAGGAGTCCACCGACCTCTGCGGGGGCGGCGGGGGGCAGCTGTTCGACGTTGTGCGGCGGAACCGGGTGTCACTGGCGTACAAGGAGCAGCTGCCGTTCGAGACGTACAAgacggcggcggagtgcgagcAGTCGTGCGCGGCCAGCTGCAGCTGCTGGGGCGCGGTGTACAACGGGGGGAGCGGCTACTGCTACCTCATCGACTTTCCCGTGGAGACGGTGGTGTACGAGGCCGACGACCGGAAGGTGGGCTATTTcaagatcaggaaggcgcagcaGCAGAGCGCAGCGGGGCGGGGCATGTCGCCAGGCGTGACAGCCGCGGTGGTGGTTGCGTCGCTGGTCCTGGCGAGCCTGGCCGTGGCCGGGGCGTACATCGGGTGGAAGCGGTGGCTGCGGCAACGGCGGGCTGGCGGTGTGGGGATGGAGCAGGAGCTGACGCCGGGACATTACAGGGACCTCAAGTCCATGGACAGCCCAAACAATTCCTTCAAGACGTGA